The following are encoded together in the Planctomycetia bacterium genome:
- a CDS encoding YqgE/AlgH family protein has product MKSLKGHLLLATESLNDPNFSRSVVLIFDHTENGAAGIILNKPMSVTVADVAKKAFEFTSNWQKPLNMGGPVSGPFAAAHTIRDMADMEVMPGVYGALLPEHLQQLIRKQQEPTLFVLNYSGWGPGQLEQEIIEDSWDVMPAKTEHIFHSEEIDLWEQCRTELQRSQALQSALGIRIKPLDPRMN; this is encoded by the coding sequence TACTGCTGGCGACAGAAAGTCTGAACGATCCGAATTTTTCCCGTTCGGTCGTGTTGATCTTTGATCATACCGAGAATGGAGCAGCGGGGATCATTCTCAACAAGCCCATGTCTGTCACGGTGGCGGATGTGGCTAAGAAGGCATTTGAATTTACCTCGAACTGGCAAAAGCCATTGAATATGGGCGGGCCAGTCAGTGGGCCATTTGCCGCTGCCCATACCATCCGGGACATGGCAGATATGGAAGTAATGCCTGGGGTTTATGGAGCCTTGTTGCCTGAACATTTGCAGCAACTGATTCGCAAGCAGCAGGAGCCAACACTGTTTGTGCTCAACTATTCCGGCTGGGGGCCAGGGCAGTTGGAACAGGAAATCATCGAAGATTCATGGGATGTGATGCCAGCCAAAACGGAACATATTTTCCATTCAGAAGAGATCGATTTATGGGAGCAATGTCGCACGGAATTGCAACGCTCACAAGCCCTGCAATCAGCATTGGGAATCCGGATTAAGCCGCTTGATCCACGTATGAATTAA